The proteins below are encoded in one region of Pseudoduganella armeniaca:
- a CDS encoding acyltransferase family protein — protein sequence MTRSPTQRLHGLDTLRALAILLVFANHYVNFVTRQPTLGWVGEIGWAGVDLFFALSGYLIGNQILAGLRQDTFSLPVFYARRLLRTLPNYYVVLALYAFWPVFAAGSPHAPWWQYLTFTLNFDLKPGTRFSHSWSLCVEEQFYMALPALALLVAGCSRWRRQLGWLLILASFVAGMLLRAHAWDVARPPQGGNGLFYRTIYYSTWCRFDELVAGVALALLKNCHAGLWARLTAWGNCTLALGIAVVGVAFHLFLANHFGRWQTIYGYPLLALGFGLLVLAALSPGSLLYRWRLPGAASLALWSYAIYLVHKQLCIVLAPMLAPLGIGAAEPLGVVLLLLASVWAGWLLYVLVETPFMRLRERWFGTPRRQPAAGAAGALSPS from the coding sequence AGCCCACGCTGGGCTGGGTCGGCGAGATCGGCTGGGCCGGCGTGGACCTGTTTTTCGCCTTGTCCGGCTACCTGATCGGCAACCAGATCCTTGCCGGGTTGCGCCAGGATACGTTCTCGCTGCCGGTGTTCTATGCGCGCCGCCTGCTGCGCACCTTGCCAAACTACTATGTCGTGCTGGCGCTGTATGCGTTCTGGCCCGTGTTCGCGGCCGGTTCGCCCCATGCGCCATGGTGGCAATACCTGACGTTTACGCTGAACTTCGACCTGAAGCCGGGCACGCGCTTCTCGCATTCGTGGTCGCTGTGCGTGGAGGAGCAGTTCTATATGGCGTTGCCGGCGCTGGCCCTCCTGGTGGCTGGCTGCAGCCGCTGGCGCCGCCAGCTGGGCTGGCTGCTGATACTGGCCAGTTTCGTGGCCGGCATGCTGCTGCGCGCCCACGCCTGGGACGTGGCACGCCCGCCGCAGGGCGGCAACGGCCTGTTCTACCGGACGATCTATTATTCGACCTGGTGCCGCTTCGACGAGCTGGTGGCCGGGGTCGCGCTGGCGTTGCTGAAGAATTGTCACGCGGGACTATGGGCCAGGCTGACGGCCTGGGGCAACTGCACGCTGGCACTGGGCATTGCCGTCGTCGGCGTGGCGTTCCACCTGTTCCTGGCCAATCACTTCGGTCGCTGGCAGACGATCTACGGCTACCCGCTGCTGGCGCTGGGGTTCGGCTTGCTGGTGCTGGCCGCGCTCAGTCCGGGCTCGCTGCTGTATCGCTGGCGGCTGCCGGGCGCGGCGAGCCTGGCGTTGTGGTCGTATGCGATCTACCTGGTGCACAAGCAGCTGTGCATCGTGCTGGCGCCAATGCTGGCGCCGCTGGGCATAGGCGCGGCGGAGCCGCTGGGGGTTGTCTTGCTGTTGCTGGCCAGTGTGTGGGCCGGCTGGTTGCTGTACGTGCTGGTGGAGACGCCGTTCATGCGCCTGCGCGAGCGCTGGTTCGGCACGCCGCGCAGGCAGCCGGCCGCGGGGGCGGCCGGCGCATTGTCGCCGTCTTAG